A region of Rhodamnia argentea isolate NSW1041297 chromosome 9, ASM2092103v1, whole genome shotgun sequence DNA encodes the following proteins:
- the LOC115748639 gene encoding beclin-1-like protein isoform X2 yields MKNAGEGKGRSFPVDPNLPRWLCQNCHNPLAIVGVDSYADKYLNDPSFRSGMHGANSVLGSTRMDNSFVVLPKQRAQVQGVPPRAHGASASLQSDASPSGKAMDESFVVVYKNESASDGGTGQLPLSEGGHAAVPLPPNNSGFNTTITVLKCAFEIATTQSQVEQPLCLECMRILSDKLDKEVEDVNRDIEAYEACLQRLEGEARDILSEADFLKEKLKIEEEERKLEVAIQEIDKQYKEVSGELKELETKSSRFQELEERYWHEFNNFQFQLTSHQEERDAILAKIEVSQAHLELLKRTNVLNDAFPIWHDGEFGTINNFRLGRLPKIPVEWDEINAAWGQACLLLHTMCQYFRPKFPYRIKILPMGSYPRIMDLSNNSYELFGPVNLFWSTRYDKAMTLFLTCLKDFAEFAKSKDQENNIPPEKCFKLPYKIENDKVENYSITQSFNKQENWTKALKYTLCNLKWALYWFIGNTNFQSLSATVSQHVDVPAAGILYARRGTDAKFGSQNL; encoded by the exons ATGAAGAACGCCGGCGAGGGCAAAGGCCGGAGCTTCCCGGTGGATCCGAATCTGCCTCGCTGGTTGTGCCAGAACTGTCACAATCCCCTCGCCATCGTCGGCGTTGATTCTTACGCCGACAAGTACTTGAACGATCCCTCCTTCCGCTCCGGT ATGCATGGGGCGAACAGCGTGTTGGGTTCAACTCGCATGGACAATTCCTTCGTTGTATTGCCAAAACAGAGAGCTCAGGTACAAGGGGTTCCTCCACGTGCTCATGGTGCTAGTGCTAGCCTCCAGTCTGATGCAAGCCCATCTGGGAAGGCCATGGATGAATCTTTTGTTGTAGTCTATAAGAATGAATCTGCTTCAGATGGAGGAACTGGCCAGTTACCCTTATCCGAAGGGGGCCATGCAGCCGTTCCTCTGCCACCAAACAATTCTGGGTTTAACACAACTATAACAGTCCTAAAATGTGCATTTGAGATTGCTACAACACAGTCTCAG GTTGAACAGCCTCTATGCCTTGAATGCATGAGAATATTGTCTGATAAACTTGATAAGGAGGTTGAAGATGTAAACAGAGATATTGAAGCCTATGAAGCCTGTTTGCAAAGACTGGAGGGCGAGGCACGCGATATTCTTAGCGAGGCTGATTTTCTTAAGGAGAAGCTAAAG attgaagaagaagagaggaagctTGAAGTAGCAATACAAGAAATAGACAAACAGTATAAGGAAGTTAGTGGTGAACTGAAGGAACTAGAAACAAAATCTAGCCGCTTTCAAGAATTGGAGGAGAG GTATTGGCATGAGTTTAACAATTTTCAGTTTCAGCTGACTTCACATCAG GAAGAGAGAGATGCAATCTTGGCAAAGATTGAAGTTTCACAAGCACATCTAGAGCTGTTGAAGCGAACCAATGTCCTCAATGATGCCTTTCCCATCTGGCATGATGGAGAGTTTGGGACGATAAACAATTTTCGACTAGGCCGACTTCCCAAAATTCCT GTGGAGTGGGATGAGATAAATGCTGCCTGGGGCCAAGCTTGCCTCCTCTTACATACAATGTGTCAATATTTTCGGCCCAAGTTTCC ATACCGTATAAAAATACTTCCCATGGGAAGCTACCCCCGGATTATGGACCTCAGCAACAATAGTTATGAGCT GTTTGGTCCTGTGAACTTGTTCTGGAGCACTCGTTATGACAAGGCTATGACATTGTTCTTGACATGCCTCAAAGACTTTGCTGAGTTTGCTAAATCAAAGGATCAAGAGAACAACATACCACCAGAGAAATGTTTCAAATTGCCTTACAA GATTGAGAATGACAAAGTCGAGAACTACTCTATCACGCAAAGTTTCAATAAGCAGGAGAATTGGACGAAAGCTCTAAAGTATACCCTGTGCAATCTCAAATGGGCTCTCTACTGGTTCATTGGGAATACCAACTTTCAATCGCTTTCCGCAACAGTATCTCAGCATGTTGATGTTCCAGCTGCAGGCATCTTATACGCAAGGCGAGGAACTGATGCCAAGTTTGGATCCCAAAATTTGTAA
- the LOC115748639 gene encoding beclin-1-like protein isoform X1 — protein MKNAGEGKGRSFPVDPNLPRWLCQNCHNPLAIVGVDSYADKYLNDPSFRSGMHGSSMHGANSVLGSTRMDNSFVVLPKQRAQVQGVPPRAHGASASLQSDASPSGKAMDESFVVVYKNESASDGGTGQLPLSEGGHAAVPLPPNNSGFNTTITVLKCAFEIATTQSQVEQPLCLECMRILSDKLDKEVEDVNRDIEAYEACLQRLEGEARDILSEADFLKEKLKIEEEERKLEVAIQEIDKQYKEVSGELKELETKSSRFQELEERYWHEFNNFQFQLTSHQEERDAILAKIEVSQAHLELLKRTNVLNDAFPIWHDGEFGTINNFRLGRLPKIPVEWDEINAAWGQACLLLHTMCQYFRPKFPYRIKILPMGSYPRIMDLSNNSYELFGPVNLFWSTRYDKAMTLFLTCLKDFAEFAKSKDQENNIPPEKCFKLPYKIENDKVENYSITQSFNKQENWTKALKYTLCNLKWALYWFIGNTNFQSLSATVSQHVDVPAAGILYARRGTDAKFGSQNL, from the exons ATGAAGAACGCCGGCGAGGGCAAAGGCCGGAGCTTCCCGGTGGATCCGAATCTGCCTCGCTGGTTGTGCCAGAACTGTCACAATCCCCTCGCCATCGTCGGCGTTGATTCTTACGCCGACAAGTACTTGAACGATCCCTCCTTCCGCTCCG GTATGCACGGGTCTTCAATGCATGGGGCGAACAGCGTGTTGGGTTCAACTCGCATGGACAATTCCTTCGTTGTATTGCCAAAACAGAGAGCTCAGGTACAAGGGGTTCCTCCACGTGCTCATGGTGCTAGTGCTAGCCTCCAGTCTGATGCAAGCCCATCTGGGAAGGCCATGGATGAATCTTTTGTTGTAGTCTATAAGAATGAATCTGCTTCAGATGGAGGAACTGGCCAGTTACCCTTATCCGAAGGGGGCCATGCAGCCGTTCCTCTGCCACCAAACAATTCTGGGTTTAACACAACTATAACAGTCCTAAAATGTGCATTTGAGATTGCTACAACACAGTCTCAG GTTGAACAGCCTCTATGCCTTGAATGCATGAGAATATTGTCTGATAAACTTGATAAGGAGGTTGAAGATGTAAACAGAGATATTGAAGCCTATGAAGCCTGTTTGCAAAGACTGGAGGGCGAGGCACGCGATATTCTTAGCGAGGCTGATTTTCTTAAGGAGAAGCTAAAG attgaagaagaagagaggaagctTGAAGTAGCAATACAAGAAATAGACAAACAGTATAAGGAAGTTAGTGGTGAACTGAAGGAACTAGAAACAAAATCTAGCCGCTTTCAAGAATTGGAGGAGAG GTATTGGCATGAGTTTAACAATTTTCAGTTTCAGCTGACTTCACATCAG GAAGAGAGAGATGCAATCTTGGCAAAGATTGAAGTTTCACAAGCACATCTAGAGCTGTTGAAGCGAACCAATGTCCTCAATGATGCCTTTCCCATCTGGCATGATGGAGAGTTTGGGACGATAAACAATTTTCGACTAGGCCGACTTCCCAAAATTCCT GTGGAGTGGGATGAGATAAATGCTGCCTGGGGCCAAGCTTGCCTCCTCTTACATACAATGTGTCAATATTTTCGGCCCAAGTTTCC ATACCGTATAAAAATACTTCCCATGGGAAGCTACCCCCGGATTATGGACCTCAGCAACAATAGTTATGAGCT GTTTGGTCCTGTGAACTTGTTCTGGAGCACTCGTTATGACAAGGCTATGACATTGTTCTTGACATGCCTCAAAGACTTTGCTGAGTTTGCTAAATCAAAGGATCAAGAGAACAACATACCACCAGAGAAATGTTTCAAATTGCCTTACAA GATTGAGAATGACAAAGTCGAGAACTACTCTATCACGCAAAGTTTCAATAAGCAGGAGAATTGGACGAAAGCTCTAAAGTATACCCTGTGCAATCTCAAATGGGCTCTCTACTGGTTCATTGGGAATACCAACTTTCAATCGCTTTCCGCAACAGTATCTCAGCATGTTGATGTTCCAGCTGCAGGCATCTTATACGCAAGGCGAGGAACTGATGCCAAGTTTGGATCCCAAAATTTGTAA
- the LOC115748641 gene encoding uncharacterized protein LOC115748641 isoform X2, whose product MKNTQGTQEIQSSNHASHDSQSDQQNNLGAEAPLPDSSSISTSNNETKRVSRKDIELVQNLIERCLQLYMNRDEVVKTLLTRATIDPAFTTLVWQKLEEENADFFRAYYIRLKLKKQILLFNHLLEYQYHLMKYPVPPKVPLAPIQNGIHPMPVNNLPMGYPVLQQPAIPAPGQPHINPLGCGISSCHVVNGVPAPSNYHAMRVNSGNDATDASAIIPPSSAMSSMSEMPVSPTSAASSGHFPFSASEISGLGVDTSALDSAFTSDVASSVGLQLPPDGGPGNSRDSLRSLDQIQWNFSLSDLTADFSNLGDLGALGNYPGSPFLPSDSDILLDSPDQEDIVEEFFVDVPGPTGSQSDEERS is encoded by the exons ATGAAGAACACACAG GGCACACAAGAAATACAATCTTCAAACCATGCTTCTCATGATTCTCAAAGTGACCAACAGAACAACCTGGGAGCAGAGGCTCCCTTGCCGGACTCCAGCTCTATTTCTACATCAAACAATGAAACCAAAAGAGTTTCGCGCAAAGATATAGAACTT GTCCAGAATTTGATAGAGCGTTGTCTACAACTTTATATGAATAGAGATGAAGTTGTCAAGACACTGTTGACTAGAGCGACAATAGATCCTGCATTCACGACACTAG tTTGGCAGAAgttggaagaagaaaatgctGATTTCTTCAGGGCGTACTATATCAGGTTAAAACTGAAAAAGCAAATTCTGCTGTTTAATCACCTACTAGAGTACCAGTATCATCTCATGAAATATCCTGTGCCTCCAAAGGTCCCTCTGGCCCCTATACAAAATGGAATTCACCCAATGCCTG TTAACAATTTACCTATGGGATACCCAGTACTGCAGCAGCCTGCAATTCCAGCACCAGGGCAACCTCATATTAACCCGTTGGGCTGTGGAATTTCTAGCTGTCATGTAGTGAATGGAGTTCCTGCACCAAGCAACTATCATGCTATGCGTGTAAATTCAGGGAATGA TGCAACTGATGCGTCTGCCATCATTCCTCCGAGCagtgccatgtcatccatgtcAGAGATGCCTGTGAGTCCTACATCAGCGGCATCTAGTGGTCATTTCCCCTTCTCTGCTTCAGAAATATCTGGATTGGGTGTAGATACGTCGGCACTTGATTCGGCATTTACATCTGATGTAGCAAGTTCAGTAGGATTGCAGCTTCCACCTGATGGGGGACCTGGGAATTCAAGAGACTCTCTTAGGTCATTGGATCAGATACAGTGGAATTTCAGTCTCTCAGATCTAACTGctgatttttcaaacttggGAG ATTTAGGGGCCCTTGGAAACTACCCTGGTTCACCATTTCTTCCCTCAGATTCAGATATTTTGCTTGATTCTCCTGACCAGGAGGATATAG TGGAGGAGTTTTTTGTAGATGTCCCTGGGCCAACAGGTTCTCAGTCAGATGAAGAAAGGTCCTAG
- the LOC115748641 gene encoding uncharacterized protein LOC115748641 isoform X1, which produces MKNTQGTQEIQSSNHASHDSQSDQQNNLGAEAPLPDSSSISTSNNETKRVSRKDIELVQNLIERCLQLYMNRDEVVKTLLTRATIDPAFTTLVWQKLEEENADFFRAYYIRLKLKKQILLFNHLLEYQYHLMKYPVPPKVPLAPIQNGIHPMPVNNLPMGYPVLQQPAIPAPGQPHINPLGCGISSCHVVNGVPAPSNYHAMRVNSGNDSATDASAIIPPSSAMSSMSEMPVSPTSAASSGHFPFSASEISGLGVDTSALDSAFTSDVASSVGLQLPPDGGPGNSRDSLRSLDQIQWNFSLSDLTADFSNLGDLGALGNYPGSPFLPSDSDILLDSPDQEDIVEEFFVDVPGPTGSQSDEERS; this is translated from the exons ATGAAGAACACACAG GGCACACAAGAAATACAATCTTCAAACCATGCTTCTCATGATTCTCAAAGTGACCAACAGAACAACCTGGGAGCAGAGGCTCCCTTGCCGGACTCCAGCTCTATTTCTACATCAAACAATGAAACCAAAAGAGTTTCGCGCAAAGATATAGAACTT GTCCAGAATTTGATAGAGCGTTGTCTACAACTTTATATGAATAGAGATGAAGTTGTCAAGACACTGTTGACTAGAGCGACAATAGATCCTGCATTCACGACACTAG tTTGGCAGAAgttggaagaagaaaatgctGATTTCTTCAGGGCGTACTATATCAGGTTAAAACTGAAAAAGCAAATTCTGCTGTTTAATCACCTACTAGAGTACCAGTATCATCTCATGAAATATCCTGTGCCTCCAAAGGTCCCTCTGGCCCCTATACAAAATGGAATTCACCCAATGCCTG TTAACAATTTACCTATGGGATACCCAGTACTGCAGCAGCCTGCAATTCCAGCACCAGGGCAACCTCATATTAACCCGTTGGGCTGTGGAATTTCTAGCTGTCATGTAGTGAATGGAGTTCCTGCACCAAGCAACTATCATGCTATGCGTGTAAATTCAGGGAATGA CAGTGCAACTGATGCGTCTGCCATCATTCCTCCGAGCagtgccatgtcatccatgtcAGAGATGCCTGTGAGTCCTACATCAGCGGCATCTAGTGGTCATTTCCCCTTCTCTGCTTCAGAAATATCTGGATTGGGTGTAGATACGTCGGCACTTGATTCGGCATTTACATCTGATGTAGCAAGTTCAGTAGGATTGCAGCTTCCACCTGATGGGGGACCTGGGAATTCAAGAGACTCTCTTAGGTCATTGGATCAGATACAGTGGAATTTCAGTCTCTCAGATCTAACTGctgatttttcaaacttggGAG ATTTAGGGGCCCTTGGAAACTACCCTGGTTCACCATTTCTTCCCTCAGATTCAGATATTTTGCTTGATTCTCCTGACCAGGAGGATATAG TGGAGGAGTTTTTTGTAGATGTCCCTGGGCCAACAGGTTCTCAGTCAGATGAAGAAAGGTCCTAG
- the LOC115748644 gene encoding probable F-box protein At3g61730 has translation MGKRLRRERSVCARISPRSRYLAPHSTFCCYEEDVWTAIARFLSGRSLVMLALTSKWFYRLVMDESIWKFACLRDLQVPEPKQVTFKWISLYASAFDGSHSYMFRQQDKHIDWMRIGAFSLDSSLALLTESLSPMGILEAKNEDKILESGTYCVLKNIRTGIWIADLQLVRCPICDLTNCEGTMQTLDARHIELFLNKGYQDGKWVYQVVGAHDIKENTEAASGAIFDVKHLKDSSTSAIFDVKSWVGKPADWQPKAMVTGHAVAVNTNLQKNEGLHLKYHVMRAGADGEVVSIRISQQLL, from the exons atgggaAAGCGactgagaagagagagatcagTGTGCGCTCGCATCTCTCCTCGTTCCAGATACCTCGCTCCTCACTCCACTTTCTGCTg CTATGAAGAAGACGTGTGGACAGCAATAGCAAGGTTTCTGAGCGGAAGATCTCTGGTGATGCTTGCGTTGACCAGCAAATGGTTCTACCGTCTCGTGATGGATGAGAGCATATGGAAGTTTGCTTGTTTGCGTGATCTTCAAGTCCCTGAGCCTAAGCAAGTTACATTCAAGTGGATCTCGCTCTATGCTTCAGCTTTTG ATGGGAGTCACTCTTACATGTTTCGTCAGCAGGATAAGCATATTG ATTGGATGCGAATTGGTGCATTCTCTCTTGATTCATCACTGGCACTCCTGACCGAGAGTTTGAGTCCTATGGGAATACTAGAAGCAAAGAATGAGGACAAGATATTGGAGTCTGGCACCTATTGCGTGCTGAAGAACATCAGAACTGGAATCTGGATAGCTG ATTTGCAGCTAGTTCGTTGTCCCATCTGTGACCTAACTAACTGTGAAG GAACCATGCAAACGTTGGATGCAAGGCACATCGAACTCTTCCTCAACAAGGGATACCAGGATGGAAAATGGGTATATCAGGTTGTAGGAGCTCACGACATCAAAGAGAATACAGAAGCAGCTTCTGGAGCCATTTTTGACGTCAAACACCTCAAAGATTCCTCAACCTCAG CAATTTTTGATGTCAAATCATGGGTGGGGAAACCTGCTGATTGGCAACCTAAGGCCATGGTCACGGGCCATGCAGTTGCAGTAAATACCAATTTACAGAAAAATGAAG GATTGCATCTTAAATACCACGTCATGAGAGCTGGAGCTGACGGCGAAGTCGTTTCCATCAGGATTTCTCAGCAGCTTCTGTGA
- the LOC115748640 gene encoding replication stress response regulator SDE2 — translation METSTESARPFQFFVKLIDGKTSVLNFTTRRVDALSIKRRVFEISRIPVPSQRLILSGRQLDDRSVVSWPGSTLHLSLRLPGGKGGFGSLLRGAATKAGQKKTNNFDACRDMSGRRLRHVNAEKKLEEWRAEEEERKLERMAEEFLKKAAKKGKKGVGEGAAADKYVEKYREQSAKCVAQVEECVRDVIGSCGMSKRSVKRKAGVGLGTNAKKLKIWMGKRKAGESDNDDSGDNTSEDDEDEKSTISDGAMQLNLIKEVDGSSDSVTGGRQDGEAYTSSSNGSGSEEEKETGMLAHSESSGCSGGGVVPEEKSALVNPVSSEGCAVMSLESAVVSETEAAELVNESHHEVESENCIVLFNQSPSALDSGNEVTTEAVRGPPEAGVFSEDKVAVVEEAVSVKANVPEDTALDFDKFNSAAEMEVLGMERLKLELQSRGLKCGGTLQERASRLFLLKTTPLDKIPKKHLAKK, via the exons ATGGAAACCTCCACAGAATCCGCAAGGCCTTTCCAGTTCTTCGTGAAGCTGATCGACGGCAAAACCTCCGTCCTCAATTTCACCACCCGCCGCGTCGACGCCCTCTCCATCAAGCGCCGCGTCTTCGAGATCTCCAGGATCCCCGTCCCCTCCCAGCGCCTCATCCTCTCCGGCCGCCAGCTAGATGACCGCTCCGTCGTCTCTTGGCCGGGGTCCACGCTCCACCTCTCCCTCCGCCTCCCCGGCGGCAAGGGAGGGTTCGGGTCCCTCCTCCGTGGGGCCGCCACGAAGGCGGGCCAGAAGAAGACCAACAACTTCGACGCGTGCCGCGACATGAGCGGCCGGCGGCTCCGCCACGTCAACGCCGAGAAGAAGCTCGAGGAGTGGagggccgaggaggaggagaggaagcTGGAGAGGATGGCCGAGGAGTTTTTAAAGAAGGCCgcgaagaaggggaagaaggggGTTGGAGAGGGGGCAGCTGCTGATAAGTATGTAGAGAAGTACAGGGAGCAGTCGGCGAAATGTGTGGCGCAGGTTGAGGAATGTGTTAGGGACGTGATCGGATCGTGCGGGATGTCGAAGCGGAGTGTAAAGAGGAAAGCTGGGGTTGGTTTGGGCACAAATGcgaaaaagttgaagatttg GATGGGGAAGAGAAAAGCGGGAGAAAGTGACAACGATGATTCGGGTGACAATACCAGtgaggatgatgaagatgagaagTCTACCATTTCAGATGGTGCAatgcaattgaatttgattaagGAAGTGGATGGAAGCTCCGACTCTGTGACTGGTGGGAGACAAGATGGAGAAGCATATACTTCAAGTTCAAATGGAAGTGGTTctgaggaagaaaaagagaccGGCATGCTAGCGCATTCAGAATCCAGCGGGTGCTCTGGTGGAGGAGTTGTGCCCGAAGAAAAAAGTGCTTTGGTTAACCCAGTTTCATCTGAGGGTTGTGCTGTTATGTCATTGGAATCTGCCGTAGTTTCTGAGACTGAAGCGGCTGAGCTCGTGAATGAGAGTCACCATGAAGTTGAATCTGAGAATTGTATAGTATTGTTTAATCAGTCACCAAGTGCTCTGGATTCAGGAAATGAGGTAACAACTGAAGCTGTCCGAGGACCTCCAGAGGCTGGTGTGTTTTCAGAAGACAAAGTAGCAGTTGTTGAAGAAGCTGTTAGTGTCAAAGCTAATGTTCCAGAGGACACGGCACTTGATTTTGATAAATTCAATTCAGCTGCTGAAATGGAG GTTCTGGGCATGGAAAGGTTGAAGCTTGAACTTCAATCCCGCGGATTGAAATGTGGAGGTACATTGCAGGAGCGTGCTTCCAGGCTTTTCCTACTCAAGACTACCCCTTTGGACAAGATACCAAAGAAGCATCTTGCAAAGAAATGA